The following nucleotide sequence is from Flavobacterium sp. N1736.
ATAACAGCACCGGTAGTTTTGTTTAATGCTTTAATAGCATGAACAACATTATTATCACCTAAAACTTCAACGGTATCGTGATTCATTAAAATCTCAATATTTTCAGTTTTGCGAACACGTTCTTCCATGATTTTCGAAGCTCTGAATTTTTCGCTTCTTACTAACATCGTTACTTTTTTACAAAGTTTAGATAAATAATGCGCTTCTTCACAAGCAGAATCTCCAGCTCCAACAATTACAACTTCCTGATTACGGTAGAAAAATCCGTCGCAAACAGCACAAGCAGAAACTCCTCCGCCCATATTTAAATAATGTTGTTCTGATGGTAATCCTAAATATTTAGCCGAAGCACCTGTAGAAATAATAACAGTTTCACAGTGTAATTCGATAGAATCATTAATCCAAACTTTATGAATATCTCCTGAAAAATCTACTTTAGTAGCCCAGCCATCGCGAATATCTGCACCAAAACGTTTTGCCTGATCTTGCAACTGAATCATCATTTCAGGACCTGTAACACCATCAACATAACCAGGGAAATTTTCTACTTCATTCGTTGTAGTCAACTGACCACCAGGCTGCATTCCCTGATATAAAACTGGGTTCATATTTGCTCTGGCAGCATAAATAGCGGCAGTATAACCTGCAGGACCAGAACCTATTATTAGGCATTTAATTTTTTCGATTGTATCTGACATAATATAGTTACATTAGTAATTGATGGTGCAAAAGTAAGTTTTTATTGTTGGATTTTGAGGCTCCCGTAATCAGTTTTTATTATTGTAAAATAGATGATTTCACATTAAAATACTGAAATAAAAAAATCCCTTCTGCAAGTACAGAAAGGATTTTCGTCGGGGTGGCAGGATTCGAACCTGCGGCCTCCTGCTCCCAAAGCAGGCGCGATAACCGGGCTACGCTACACCCCGTAAGCGGATGCAAATATAGTAATAAATTCTGTTTTCAAAAGGAAAATCTCAAAATAAATAAAAACTTATTTTAAGTTCATTATTTCATATTTATTTTTAGAGACTTTTTATTAAAAAATTACACTTCTATATAGAGATCCTAATTTCAGTAATTCATTTGTTTACAAAACGCTATAGTTTTTATCTATCTCAAAATTTGGCTTTTCATAATATAAATATGGCTTCTTTAATACCTCTGTGCATTAACAATTTCTTCTCTTTGCACAAAATTTTAAAAATGAAAAAACTACTTATATATATTGTTTTACTTTTTTCTCTTGCAGTTACTGCACAAGAAAATCGGGATTCGATACAAGAAAATACAAAAATCGAGAATCTTAAATTATATAAAGAAAATGCCCATGCTTCTTATTATCATGATAAATTTGATGGACGAAAAACGGCAAGCGGTGCAAGATTCGACAATAGTAAATTAACTGCGGCACACAGAAAACTTCCCTTTGGTACAAAACTAAAAATCACGAACGAAAAAAATAAAAAATTCGTTATTGTAGAAATTACTGATAGAGGACCTTTTATTAATGGCAGAGAAATCGACCTGAGTAA
It contains:
- the trxB gene encoding thioredoxin-disulfide reductase encodes the protein MSDTIEKIKCLIIGSGPAGYTAAIYAARANMNPVLYQGMQPGGQLTTTNEVENFPGYVDGVTGPEMMIQLQDQAKRFGADIRDGWATKVDFSGDIHKVWINDSIELHCETVIISTGASAKYLGLPSEQHYLNMGGGVSACAVCDGFFYRNQEVVIVGAGDSACEEAHYLSKLCKKVTMLVRSEKFRASKIMEERVRKTENIEILMNHDTVEVLGDNNVVHAIKALNKTTGAVIEIPATGFFVAIGHKPNTDIFKDYITLDETGYIINTPGTSRTNVEGIFVAGDAADHVYRQAITAAGTGCMAALDAERYLASKE
- a CDS encoding septal ring lytic transglycosylase RlpA family protein, which translates into the protein MKKLLIYIVLLFSLAVTAQENRDSIQENTKIENLKLYKENAHASYYHDKFDGRKTASGARFDNSKLTAAHRKLPFGTKLKITNEKNKKFVIVEITDRGPFINGREIDLSKRAFMDITSNKKGGVVFVKIEIVEK